In one Balaenoptera acutorostrata chromosome 5, mBalAcu1.1, whole genome shotgun sequence genomic region, the following are encoded:
- the GRSF1 gene encoding G-rich sequence factor 1 isoform X2, translated as MESKTTYLEDLPPLPEYELPPSKLGEEVDDVYLIRAQGLPWSCTVEDVLSFFSDCRIRNGENGIHFLLNRDGKRRGDALIEMESEQDVQKALEKHRMYMGQRYVEVYEINNEDVDALMKSLHVKSTPVVNDGVVRLRGLPYSCNEKDIIDFFAGLNIVDITFVMDYRGRRKTGEAYVQFEEPEMANQALLKHREEIGNRYIEIFPSRRNEVRTHVGSHKGKKMASSPTAKYITEPEMVFEEHEVSEDIRPMTAFESEKEIELPKEMSEKLPEAADFGTTSSLHFVHMRGLPFQANAQDIINFFAPLKPVRITMEYSSSGKATGEADVHFDTHEDAVAAMLKDRSHVHHRYIELFLNSCPKGK; from the exons ATG gAGTCCAAAACTACCTACCTGGAAGACCTTCCACCTCTCCCTGAATATGAATTGCCTCCGTCCAAGTTAGGAGAGGAAGTGGATGACGTTTATCTCATTCGAGCTCAAGGATTACCATGGTCGTGCACTGTAGAAGATGTGCTTAGCTTTTTCTCAg ACTGCAGAATTCGCAATGGTGAGAATGGAATCCACTTCCTCTTAAATAGAGATGGAAAACGAAGGGGTGATGCCTTAATTGAAATGGAGTCAGAGCAGGATGTGCAAAAAGCCTTAGAAAAACACCGCATGTACATGGGGCAGCGGTATGTGGAAG TATATGAGATAAACAATGAAGATGTGGATGCCTTAATGAAGAGCCTGCATGTCAAATCTACACCTGTGGTAAATGATGGCGTGGTTCGTTTGAGAGGACTTCCTTACAGTTGCAATGAGAAGGACATTATAGACTTCTTCGCAG GACTGAACATAGTAGACATTACTTTTGTCATGGATTatagagggagaagaaaaacagGAGAAGCCTATGTGCAGTTTGAAGAACCAGAAATGGCCAACCAAGCCCTTTTGAAACACAGGGAAGAAATTGGCAACCG GTATATAGAGATATTTCCAAGCAGAAGGAATGAAGTTCGAACACATGTTGGTTCTcataagggaaagaaaatggcATCTTCTCCCACTGCTAAGTATATAACAGAGCCAGAAATGGTCTTTGAAGAACATGAAGTAAGTGAGGATATCCGACCCATGACGGCTTTTGAAAGTGAGAAGGAAATAG AATTGCCTAAGGAGATGTCAGAAAAGCTTCCAGAGGCTGCTGATTTTGGAACTACGTCTTCACTACATTTTGTCCACATGAGAGGATTGCCTTTCCAAGCCAATGCCCAAGACATTATAAAT ttttttgCTCCACTGAAGCCTGTTAGAATCACCATGGAATACAGTTCCAGTGGGAAGGCCACTGGAGAAGCTGATGTGCACTTCGATACCCATGAGGACGCTGTTGCAGCTATGCTCAAGGATCGGTCCCATGTTC ACCATAGATATATTGAATTGTTCCTGAATTCATGTCCGAAAGGAAAATAA
- the GRSF1 gene encoding G-rich sequence factor 1 isoform X1 has protein sequence MAGTRWVLGALLRGCGCNCSSCRRTGAACLPFYSAAGSFPSGVSGRRRLLLLLGAAAAAASHTRGLHTGPVPAGRLAGPPPAAASAAAAAAASYPALRAPLLPQSLAAAAAGPARGYSQESKTTYLEDLPPLPEYELPPSKLGEEVDDVYLIRAQGLPWSCTVEDVLSFFSDCRIRNGENGIHFLLNRDGKRRGDALIEMESEQDVQKALEKHRMYMGQRYVEVYEINNEDVDALMKSLHVKSTPVVNDGVVRLRGLPYSCNEKDIIDFFAGLNIVDITFVMDYRGRRKTGEAYVQFEEPEMANQALLKHREEIGNRYIEIFPSRRNEVRTHVGSHKGKKMASSPTAKYITEPEMVFEEHEVSEDIRPMTAFESEKEIELPKEMSEKLPEAADFGTTSSLHFVHMRGLPFQANAQDIINFFAPLKPVRITMEYSSSGKATGEADVHFDTHEDAVAAMLKDRSHVHHRYIELFLNSCPKGK, from the exons ATGGCCGGGACGCGCTGGGTCCTCGGGGCGCTGCTCCGGGGCTGCGGCTGCAACTGCAGCAGCTGCCGGCGCACCGGCGCCGCCTGCCTGCCCTTCTACTCGGCCGCCGGCTCATTCCCCTCGGGAGTCTCGGGCCGTCGccgcctgctgctgctgctcggggccgccgcggccgccgcctcTCACACGCGGGGCCTCCATACTGGGCCTGTGCCGGCCGGGAGGCTGGCGGGGCCTCCCCCAGCGgccgcctccgccgccgccgcggccgccgcctccTACCCGGCCCTGCGCGCCCCTCTGCTGCCGCAGtcgctggcggcggcggcggcgggcccgGCGCGCGGTTACAGCCAG gAGTCCAAAACTACCTACCTGGAAGACCTTCCACCTCTCCCTGAATATGAATTGCCTCCGTCCAAGTTAGGAGAGGAAGTGGATGACGTTTATCTCATTCGAGCTCAAGGATTACCATGGTCGTGCACTGTAGAAGATGTGCTTAGCTTTTTCTCAg ACTGCAGAATTCGCAATGGTGAGAATGGAATCCACTTCCTCTTAAATAGAGATGGAAAACGAAGGGGTGATGCCTTAATTGAAATGGAGTCAGAGCAGGATGTGCAAAAAGCCTTAGAAAAACACCGCATGTACATGGGGCAGCGGTATGTGGAAG TATATGAGATAAACAATGAAGATGTGGATGCCTTAATGAAGAGCCTGCATGTCAAATCTACACCTGTGGTAAATGATGGCGTGGTTCGTTTGAGAGGACTTCCTTACAGTTGCAATGAGAAGGACATTATAGACTTCTTCGCAG GACTGAACATAGTAGACATTACTTTTGTCATGGATTatagagggagaagaaaaacagGAGAAGCCTATGTGCAGTTTGAAGAACCAGAAATGGCCAACCAAGCCCTTTTGAAACACAGGGAAGAAATTGGCAACCG GTATATAGAGATATTTCCAAGCAGAAGGAATGAAGTTCGAACACATGTTGGTTCTcataagggaaagaaaatggcATCTTCTCCCACTGCTAAGTATATAACAGAGCCAGAAATGGTCTTTGAAGAACATGAAGTAAGTGAGGATATCCGACCCATGACGGCTTTTGAAAGTGAGAAGGAAATAG AATTGCCTAAGGAGATGTCAGAAAAGCTTCCAGAGGCTGCTGATTTTGGAACTACGTCTTCACTACATTTTGTCCACATGAGAGGATTGCCTTTCCAAGCCAATGCCCAAGACATTATAAAT ttttttgCTCCACTGAAGCCTGTTAGAATCACCATGGAATACAGTTCCAGTGGGAAGGCCACTGGAGAAGCTGATGTGCACTTCGATACCCATGAGGACGCTGTTGCAGCTATGCTCAAGGATCGGTCCCATGTTC ACCATAGATATATTGAATTGTTCCTGAATTCATGTCCGAAAGGAAAATAA